Genomic window (Bacteroidia bacterium):
CAAAACAATCATCAAAAGCTCTTGTACCTCGGCAAAGCGGTACTTAAAAAGTAGTTTTCTAGTTGACGGTTCATTTATTGCCACCAAGATTCCACCACCCGAGAAAGGAGTCATTGACAAAAAGACTACAGGCAGCTATTTTTCTAAATTCTGCCTTGGGCTAATTTTTCAAAATAATCCTTTTCTATTAATTCCGGACGGTTTAATCCTTGTTTAATCCAATGAATCAATAGTTCGGCTTTTTCATCTTCGGGCAATGACCAATTCAGGTCCGATTGCCTCAATTGTTTGGTTAATTCGTACAAACTTAAAGCGGCACTAACTGAAATATTGTAGCTTTCGGTAAATCCATGCATAGGAATAACCACAAACTCATCAGCCATTTCATGAACAATAGGACTAATTCCTTCCTTTTCAGTTCCAAAAACTAAGGCTAATTTGCCATTCAAAGGCAATTGATCTATTCGGCAACTTCGGGTATGCGGAGTGGTAGCAACAATGCGATAACCTTGCTGCTTAAGTTGATTTAGGCAATCAGCAGTATTGTTATCCTTACCCCGATAACGGTGCAATTGAAGCCATTGAGCCGAACCTAGTTCCACATCAGGATTAAGGTCGAATTTATTTTTGTTTTCTACAATGTGCACGGTTTGTATTCCCATACAATCGCAGGTTCGCAAAACAGCCGAAGTATTTTGAGTTTGGTAAATATCTTCTAAAACCACCGTAATATGGTTGGTTCTATCGTTTAAGACCTTATTCATTAAGGCAAAACGCTTTTCGGAAATAAATTGACT
Coding sequences:
- a CDS encoding RNA methyltransferase; protein product: MDERKAYALYLSQFISEKRFALMNKVLNDRTNHITVVLEDIYQTQNTSAVLRTCDCMGIQTVHIVENKNKFDLNPDVELGSAQWLQLHRYRGKDNNTADCLNQLKQQGYRIVATTPHTRSCRIDQLPLNGKLALVFGTEKEGISPIVHEMADEFVVIPMHGFTESYNISVSAALSLYELTKQLRQSDLNWSLPEDEKAELLIHWIKQGLNRPELIEKDYFEKLAQGRI